A part of Stigmatopora nigra isolate UIUO_SnigA unplaced genomic scaffold, RoL_Snig_1.1 HiC_scaffold_25, whole genome shotgun sequence genomic DNA contains:
- the mmut gene encoding methylmalonyl-CoA mutase, mitochondrial codes for MLMAHRACVATARLLVRAPVCTCGIHTSTSSRDKVELHPQWTILAKKQLKGKNPEDLMWHTPEGIDIKPVYTKADSAAIADEIPGVFPYTRGPYPTMYTSRPWTIRQYAGFSTVEESNKFYRDNIKAGQQGLSVAFDLPTHRGYDSDNPRVHGDVGMAGVAIDTVEDMKMLFDGIPLEKMSVSMTMNGAVIPVLAMFIVTGEEQGVSKAKLTGTIQNDILKEFMVRNTYIFPPEPSMHAIADIFAYTSQHMPKFNSISISGYHLQEAGADAILEVAYTIANGLEYCRTGLKAGLTIDEFAPRLSFFWGIGMNFYMEIAKLRAARKLWSTLLQEMFQPQNTKSLLLRTHCQTSGWSLTEQDPYNNVVRTVIEAMAAVFGGTQSLHTNSFDEALGLPTVKSARIARNTQIIIQEESGIPKVADPWGGSHMMESLTDDLHNTALKFIREIEEMGGMARAVAEGIPKLRIEECAARRQARIDSRSEVIVGVNKYRLEKEETVEVLAIDNTLVRQKQIDKLKKVRESRDADVALKCLAAIEECARTKEGNLLGLAVEAARARCSVGEITDAMKKVFGEHKASSRMVSGAYRSEYGDHQEIASALNRVAEFKNHEGRNPRLLVAKMGQDGHDRGAKVIATGFADLGFDVDIGPLFQTPMEVAQQAVDADVHCVGVSTLAAGHKTLVPELVKELRKMGRPDILVICGGVIPPQDYEFLYKSGVSAIFGPGTRIPQAAVDVVDNIHKSLENIRQAM; via the exons ATGCTGATGGCACATAGAGCATGTGTGGCCACCGCCCGGCTCCTGGTTCGAGCGCCCGTCTGCACTTGCGGGATCCACACTTCCACCTCCTCCCGGGATAAGGTGGAGCTTCATCCTCAATGGACCATCCTGGCCAAGAAGCAACTGAAGGGAAAGAACCCTGAGGATCTGATGTGGCACACGCCTGAGGGCATTGACATCAAGCCCGTCTACACCAAGGCGGACTCGGCTGCCATCGCGGATGAGATACCGGGAGTTTTTCCCTACACTAGGGGGCCTTATCCCACCATGTACACCAGCAGACCCTGGACCATCAGGCAGTATGCTGGTTTCAGTACTGTGGAGGAGAGTAACAAGTTCTACAGAGATAACATTAAAG CCGGACAGCAGGGCTTGTCTGTGGCCTTTGACCTCCCCACCCACCGCGGCTATGACTCGGACAACCCGCGAGTGCATGGCGACGTGGGCATGGCCGGCGTGGCCATCGACACGGTGGAGGACATGAAAATGCTGTTTGATGGCATCCCGTTGGAGAAGATGTCCGTGTCCATGACCATGAATGGGGCTGTCATCCCCGTGCTGGCCATGTTCATCGTGACGGGCGAGGAGCAAGGCGTCTCCAAGGCCAAGCTCACCGGTACCATCCAGAACGACATTTTGAAAGAGTTTATGGTGcggaatacatatatattcccACCGGAACCTTCCATGCATGCCATTGCTGACATCTTTGCGTACACCTCCCag CACATGCCCAAGTTCAACTCCATCTCCATCAGCGGGTACCATCTTCAGGAGGCGGGTGCTGACGCCATCTTGGAAGTGGCATACACCATCGCCAATGGGCTGGAATACTGTCGTACAGGACTCAAAGCCGGCTTGACAATCGACGAGTTTGCGCCAAG ATTATCGTTTTTTTGGGGTATCGGCATGAACTTCTACATGGAGATTGCCAAACTGCGAGCAGCCAGAAAGTTATGGTCCACGTTACTACAGGAAATGTTCCAGCCACAAAACACCAAATCCCTCCTCCTACGCACTCACTGCCAAACGTCCGGTTGGTCTCTCACAGAGCAA GACCCGTACAACAACGTGGTTCGCACGGTGATCGAAGCCATGGCGGCCGTGTTCGGAGGCACGCAGTCGCTCCACACCAACTCGTTTGACGAAGCCTTGGGACTGCCCACAGTCAAGAGCGCCCGCATCGCCCGGAATACACAGATCATCATCCAGGAAGAGTCTGGGATCCCCAAAGTGGCCGACCCATGGGGAGGCTCGCACATGATGGAATCCCTCACAGACGATCTTCACAACACGGCCTTGAAG TTTATCCGAGAGATTGAGGAGATGGGCGGCATGGCCCGGGCGGTGGCCGAGGGCATCCCGAAGTTGCGCATCGAGGAATGCGCGGCGCGGAGGCAGGCCCGCATCGACTCAC GCTCGGAGGTCATTGTCGGGGTGAACAAGTATCGATTAGAGAAGGAGGAAACGGTGGAGGTGCTGGCTATTGACAACACCTTAGTAAGACAGAAACAGATCGACAAGTTGAAGAAG GTGCGGGAGAGTCGCGATGCAGACGTTGCCCTTAAGTGCCTCGCTGCTATTGAGGAGTGTGCACGCACCAAAGAGGGAAACTTGCTGGGTTTGGCTGTGGAGGCGGCGCGTGCCAG ATGTTCTGTAGGTGAAATCACAGACGCCATGAAGAAAGTGTTTGGCGAGCACAAGGCCAGCAGCCGCATGGTAAGCGGAGCATACCGCAGTGAATACGGCGACCACCAAGAGATCGCCTCGGCCCTCAATAG AGTGGCTGAATTTAAGAACCATGAAGGTCGAAACCCTCGCCTCCTTGTGGCCAAAATGGGTCAAGATGGCCATGACCGAGGAGCCAAAGTCATCGCTACTGGGTTCGCCGACCTGGGCTTCGATGTGGATATCGGGCCGCTGTTTCAG ACGCCCATGGAGGTGGCACAGCAAGCGGTGGATGCCGACGTGCATTGCGTGGGGGTCAGTACGCTGGCCGCCGGCCACAAAACTTTGGTGCCCGAACTGGTCAAGGAACTCCGCAAGATGGGCcgacctgacattttggtcatttGTGGGGGCGTCATTCCGccacag GACTATGAATTCCTGTACAAGAGTGGCGTGAGTGCCATCTTCGGGCCAGGTACCAGGATCCCCCAGGCCGCTGTGGATGTGGTGGACAACATCCACAAGAGTCTGGAGAACATTAGACAGGCCATGTAA
- the opn8b gene encoding opsin 8, group member b, which yields MDSSPQPPVDDHYRSTLPPTMDIGAGIYLLLITLFSVAGNLLVLVMAFNRSSRMKPPELLSVNLAVTDLGAAVTMYPLAVASAWSHRFLGGDAACLYYGLAGFFFGVASIMNLTLLAIVRFVVSLDLQSPNNKVSWRQVKILCSWSWLYALFWALLPVLGWGRYGPEPFGLSCSLAWGRLRRQDSSFVVAMFSFNLALPAAVIICCYFSIAVKLYLAYKKSRVHGRRVPNVLKMHRRLLLMAVLISMSFIICWSPYSMVSMWSALGPGDPVPPQLSLLPCIFAKSSTVCNPVIYYIFSQSFKSEVKRLVGFGPRLKPCCGGENAGGDEPRSPSGSKGATATTLV from the exons ATGGATTCTTCCCCACAACCTCCCGTGGATGACCATTACCGATCTACACTTCCACCAACCATGGATATCGGTGCTGGAATCTACCTGCTGCTGATAa CCTTGTTCTCCGTTGCGGGAAACCTCCTGGTTTTGGTGATGGCCTTCAATCGATCATCTCGTATGAAGCCCCCCGAGCTTCTGAGCGTCAATCTGGCGGTGACGGATCTTGGTGCAGCGGTCACCATGTACCCGTTGGCCGTGGCCTCAGCCTGGAGCCATCGCTTCCTCGGAGGGGACGCCGCATGTCTCTACTATGGACTGGCCGGCTTTTTCTTCGGCGTGGCCAGCATCATGAACCTTACACTTTTGGCCATCGTGCGATTTGTGGTCTCTTTGGATCTGCAATCGCCCA ACAACAAAGTGAGCTGGCGTCAGGTGAAGATTCTATGTTCATGGTCCTGGCTATACGCTCTCTTCTGGGCTCTCCTGCCTGTCCTGGGTTGGGGTCGCTACGGTCCGGAGCCTTTTGGCCTATCCTGCTCCTTGGCATGGGGTCGCCTCCGACGCCAGGATTCCTCCTTCGTGGTGGCCATGTTCTCCTTCAACTTGGCTCTGCCGGCCGCCGTCATCATATGCTGCTACTTCAGCATCGCTGTCAAACTCTACTTGGCCTACAAGAAGTCACGGGTACACGGGCGGCGTGTGCCCAATGTGCTCAAGATGCACCGCAGGTTGCTTCTG ATGGCGGTACTGATCAGTATGAGCTTCATCATATGCTGGTCCCCATATAGCATGGTGAGCATGTGGTCTGCTTTGGGGCCAGGAGACCCTGTCCCACCTCAACTCAGCCTTCTGCCCTGCATCTTTGCCAAAAGTTCCACAGTCTGCAATCCTGTCATCTACTACATTTTCAGCCAGAGCTTCAAAAGCGAAGTCAAGCGGCTAGTGGGGTTTGGGCCCAGATTAAAGCCATGTTGTGGCGGCGAGAACGCCGGAGGGGACGAGCCAAGGTCTCCATCAGGGTCCAAGGGAGCGACAGCGACCACGCTGGTGTGA